CGCCGGTACAGCGTCGACAAGGCCGTCAAGGCCTACCTCGACGCCGGTGTCCCCGCGAAGCAGCTGACCCTGGGCCTCGCGATGTACGGGCGTGGCTGGAAGGGCGCGACGTCGTCGGCCCCCTGGGGCGTCGCGACCGATGCCGGACCCGGTACCTGGGAAGCCGGCAACGAGGACTACGACAAGCTCAAGAACCTCGGCACCGGGTACTTCGACCCGGTATCGGTGGCCTCGTGGCGCCACGACGGCAACCAGTGGTGGAGCTTCGACGACCCGAAGTCCGTCGCCGTGAAGGGCGACTACATCGCCACCAAGAAGCTCGGTGGGGCCATGTGGTGGGACCTCACGGGCAACCAGGACGGCTCGCTGCTCAAGGGCCTCGCGACGAAGTTCCGTGCGGCCCCGGCCGGACCCGTGATCGGTGACCCGACGGGTGGCGGCGGGACGACCGGCGGCACCACGGGCGGGACGACCGGTGGTACGACCGGTGGCACCACGGGTGGCACGACCGGCGGTACGACCGGCGGTACGACCGGTGGCACCACGGGTGGCACCACGGGCGGGACCGGGACCGAGTGCGCGGCGCAGTGGACCGCGACGGGCACCTACAGCGGCGGAGCGACGGTCTCCTACAACGGCAAGAACTACAAGGCCAAGTGGTGGACCCAGAACGAGACCCCCGGCACCGCCGGTGGCCCGTGGGAGCTCGTCGGCACCTGCGGCACCTCGGGTGGTACGACCGGCGGCACGACCGGCGGCACGACTGGTGGCACCACGGGTGGCACGACCGGCGGGACGACCGGTGGGACCACCGGTGGCACGACGGGCACCGGGACCTGCACGGCCCCTGCCTGGTCGGCCACGGCCGTCTACAACGGCGGGGCGTCGGTCTCGCACAACGGCCAGAAGTACACCGCCAAGTGGTGGACGCAGAACAACGTCCCCGGGGCCGAGCAGTACGGCCCGTGGCAGGCGCTCGGCGCCTGCTGAGAGTCGAGCCGGGGGGCGGGATCCCCGCCCCGCCCCCCGGCTTCCTCCCCACGACCCCCGCCGAGGACCGACGCCGAACGAGGCTCCGTCACCGGTGGGTACCACGT
This region of Oerskovia jenensis genomic DNA includes:
- a CDS encoding glycosyl hydrolase family 18 protein codes for the protein MAAGLTAAAMLATSLVAGTVAATATPLPAATTTALTGDSAINGYRNVAYFTQWGVYGRDFKMKELQDSGAAADLTHLNYAFGNIHHQTLTCFEANKAQGTGPNGSDGAGDAWADYGMGYTAANSVAGVADAWDQPLAGSFNQIKQLKAKNPQIKAMLSIGGWTWSKNFSKAAATDASRKKLVSSCIDLYLKGNLPVVDGRGGPGSAAGVFDGFDIDWEWPGSNNGEVGNIVDVANDKANFKALLKEFRTQLDAYGATTGKKYQLSAFLPANPDDIASGGWNDPENYQYLDFGNIQGYDLHGAWNKTLTGHQGNLYDDPTDTRPANRRYSVDKAVKAYLDAGVPAKQLTLGLAMYGRGWKGATSSAPWGVATDAGPGTWEAGNEDYDKLKNLGTGYFDPVSVASWRHDGNQWWSFDDPKSVAVKGDYIATKKLGGAMWWDLTGNQDGSLLKGLATKFRAAPAGPVIGDPTGGGGTTGGTTGGTTGGTTGGTTGGTTGGTTGGTTGGTTGGTTGGTGTECAAQWTATGTYSGGATVSYNGKNYKAKWWTQNETPGTAGGPWELVGTCGTSGGTTGGTTGGTTGGTTGGTTGGTTGGTTGGTTGTGTCTAPAWSATAVYNGGASVSHNGQKYTAKWWTQNNVPGAEQYGPWQALGAC